One genomic region from uncultured Subdoligranulum sp. encodes:
- a CDS encoding helix-turn-helix transcriptional regulator, with protein sequence MKLNEAVSKRLLELLDERKMTQYQLYMKSGVPKSTIGNVINCSYDSVKLRIIHEMCQGMGIGIDTFFASPLFQEDNLEP encoded by the coding sequence ATGAAGCTAAACGAGGCGGTAAGCAAACGTCTGTTAGAATTACTAGATGAAAGAAAAATGACACAATATCAACTGTATATGAAAAGCGGTGTTCCCAAGTCTACGATTGGAAATGTCATCAACTGCTCGTATGATTCGGTTAAGCTACGGATCATTCATGAGATGTGCCAAGGAATGGGGATTGGGATAGATACCTTTTTTGCATCGCCGCTTTTTCAAGAAGATAACCTAGAACCATAA
- a CDS encoding type IV toxin-antitoxin system AbiEi family antitoxin domain-containing protein — translation MGQFEQLDQLLETQDGMLRTAQVVSAGISKPVFYDYVHSRELERVAHGIYLSKDAWVDAMYLLHLRVEQAVFSHETALFFHDLTDREPLEYTVTVKTGYNPSKLKAEGVQVFTIKAELHGVGLTTAQTPFGHTVPVYDLERTICDLLRSRNNMEMQTFQGALKMYARRKDKDLRTLMRYAGMFRVEKILRQYLEVLL, via the coding sequence GTGGGACAATTTGAACAGCTGGATCAGCTGCTGGAAACACAGGATGGGATGCTGCGAACAGCTCAAGTAGTATCTGCTGGTATTTCTAAGCCTGTTTTTTATGATTATGTGCACTCACGGGAATTGGAGCGGGTCGCGCATGGAATTTATCTTTCCAAGGATGCCTGGGTCGATGCCATGTACTTACTTCATCTGCGGGTCGAACAGGCAGTGTTTTCCCATGAGACAGCTTTATTTTTTCACGATCTGACAGACCGCGAGCCGCTGGAATATACGGTCACAGTCAAGACCGGATATAATCCCTCCAAGCTGAAAGCAGAGGGCGTACAGGTATTCACCATTAAGGCGGAACTGCATGGGGTGGGCCTGACAACGGCTCAGACACCATTTGGGCATACAGTTCCTGTCTATGACCTGGAGCGCACCATCTGCGACCTGCTCCGCAGCAGGAACAACATGGAGATGCAGACTTTTCAAGGGGCATTAAAGATGTATGCCAGAAGAAAAGACAAAGACCTGCGGACATTGATGCGGTATGCCGGTATGTTCCGGGTAGAAAAAATTCTGCGGCAGTATTTGGAGGTGCTTTTATGA
- a CDS encoding helix-turn-helix domain-containing protein — protein MNYISVKAASEKWGISERRIQKLCEENRIDGTEKFGRAWMIPKDAEKPVDGRMKTRNKQEENHGI, from the coding sequence ATGAATTACATTTCTGTGAAAGCCGCTTCTGAAAAATGGGGCATATCGGAAAGACGGATACAAAAATTATGTGAGGAAAATCGCATTGACGGAACTGAAAAATTTGGTCGTGCATGGATGATACCAAAAGATGCAGAAAAACCCGTTGATGGACGTATGAAAACAAGGAACAAACAGGAGGAGAATCATGGAATTTAA
- a CDS encoding helix-turn-helix domain-containing protein produces MYQDERKLDFKPLGIAIKKAREAKGWTQEYLAQLVDLTPRSIMYIENRGQHPRLNKFYLITTLLDISVDQFFFPCNEDGDNNRRKQVDVLLNDMEEKELIVMEATAQGLKKARETAE; encoded by the coding sequence ATGTACCAAGATGAAAGAAAACTTGATTTTAAGCCGTTAGGTATAGCGATAAAAAAAGCTCGGGAAGCAAAAGGGTGGACACAGGAATATCTTGCCCAACTGGTAGACCTTACGCCACGCTCTATTATGTATATAGAGAACAGGGGGCAGCACCCAAGGCTTAACAAATTTTATCTCATTACTACCTTGCTTGACATCTCTGTAGACCAGTTCTTTTTTCCATGCAATGAAGATGGCGACAACAATCGCCGCAAACAAGTTGATGTACTGTTGAATGATATGGAAGAAAAGGAGCTTATCGTGATGGAAGCTACGGCTCAAGGCTTGAAAAAGGCAAGAGAAACTGCGGAATAA
- a CDS encoding nucleotidyl transferase AbiEii/AbiGii toxin family protein has translation MIKTARQLKDLIRNLSRKKSADAQLLMRNYMMERFLERISLSEYRDKFILKGGMLVAAMVGLDARSTMDLDATVKGANVNVEDIENLISAIVSVPLDDGVKFQLKSISEIMDEAEYPGIRVNMTTTFDGVVTPLKIDISTGDAITPREIRYSFKLMLEDRSIDIWAYNLETVLAEKLETIITRTTTNTRMRDFYDIYILEQLHGNTLDPQILHDALRATAHKRGTERHLAEAAEVFEEVENSSVMQKLWESYRKKFSYAADLEWNIIMGAVRSLYALSEKESSL, from the coding sequence ATGATAAAAACAGCAAGGCAGTTGAAGGATCTGATCCGCAATCTTTCCAGAAAAAAATCTGCGGACGCCCAGCTCTTGATGCGGAACTACATGATGGAGCGTTTTCTGGAGCGTATCTCCCTTTCTGAATATCGTGACAAATTTATTCTGAAAGGCGGTATGCTGGTAGCGGCTATGGTTGGTCTGGATGCCCGTTCCACGATGGATTTGGACGCTACTGTAAAAGGAGCCAATGTCAATGTGGAGGACATAGAGAATTTGATTTCCGCTATTGTGAGTGTCCCGCTTGATGATGGCGTCAAATTCCAGCTGAAAAGTATTTCGGAGATTATGGATGAGGCGGAATATCCGGGGATTCGCGTAAATATGACTACAACCTTTGACGGTGTGGTGACGCCTTTGAAGATTGACATTTCCACAGGGGATGCCATTACCCCCAGGGAGATCCGCTACTCTTTCAAGCTGATGCTGGAAGATCGCTCCATTGATATTTGGGCGTACAATCTGGAAACGGTTCTGGCCGAAAAGCTGGAAACGATCATTACCAGAACTACCACCAACACCCGCATGAGAGATTTCTATGACATTTATATTCTGGAACAGCTGCATGGGAATACATTGGACCCTCAGATTCTCCATGATGCGCTGCGGGCCACTGCTCACAAACGCGGGACAGAACGACATCTTGCAGAAGCTGCCGAAGTTTTTGAGGAAGTGGAGAACAGCTCGGTTATGCAGAAACTTTGGGAATCGTACCGCAAAAAATTTTCCTATGCGGCAGATCTGGAGTGGAACATCATCATGGGGGCGGTGCGCAGTTTATACGCTCTCAGTGAAAAGGAATCGAGCCTATGA
- a CDS encoding relaxase/mobilization nuclease domain-containing protein: protein MATTRIMPLHIGKGRTESRAISDIIDYVANPQKTDNGKLITSYGCDSRTADAEFLLAKRQYIAATGRVRGTDDVIAYHVRQSFRPGEITPEEANRLGIEFARRFTKGNHSFVVCTHIDKSHIHNHIIWSAVNMDCDRKFRNFWGSTRAVRRLSDTICIENGLSIVENPKPHGKSYNKWLGEQAKPSHREQLRVMIDRALEQKPADFDTLLQLLSEMGCEVSRRGKAIRLKAPGWKNVARMDDKLGAGYSETEIRAVLAGEKQHTPRKKSTVQPEPPKVNLLVDIQAKLQAGKGAGYARWAKVFNLKQMAQTVNFLTEHHLLDYTELEEKAVAATAHHNELSAQIKATEKRMAEIAVLRTHIINYAKTRETYVAYRKAGYSRKFREEHEQEILLHQAAKNAFDEMGVKKLPKVKDLQSEYAKLLEEKKKTYAEYRRSREEMRELLTAKANVDRLLKMDEEQKKEQEKDHGQR, encoded by the coding sequence ATGGCAACCACACGCATCATGCCGCTGCATATCGGCAAGGGTCGGACTGAGAGCCGTGCCATCAGCGATATTATTGACTATGTGGCAAATCCCCAAAAGACCGACAACGGAAAATTGATTACCAGCTATGGATGTGACAGCCGCACTGCTGATGCAGAGTTTCTGTTGGCAAAGCGGCAGTATATTGCCGCCACCGGACGAGTGCGCGGTACAGATGATGTGATCGCCTACCATGTGCGCCAGTCGTTCAGGCCCGGAGAGATCACACCGGAGGAAGCCAACCGGCTGGGCATAGAATTTGCCAGGCGGTTCACCAAAGGCAATCATTCCTTTGTGGTCTGCACCCACATCGACAAATCGCATATTCATAATCACATCATCTGGTCGGCGGTCAATATGGATTGTGACCGGAAGTTCCGTAACTTTTGGGGAAGCACCAGAGCTGTTCGACGTTTAAGTGACACCATTTGTATCGAGAACGGACTATCCATTGTGGAGAACCCCAAGCCCCACGGAAAAAGCTACAACAAGTGGCTGGGCGAACAAGCCAAGCCCTCCCATCGGGAACAGCTACGGGTGATGATTGACCGGGCGCTGGAGCAAAAGCCAGCAGACTTTGACACACTTCTGCAACTGCTTTCCGAGATGGGCTGCGAGGTATCTCGGCGCGGGAAAGCAATCCGCCTTAAAGCTCCCGGCTGGAAGAATGTAGCCCGTATGGATGACAAGCTGGGAGCCGGGTACAGCGAAACAGAAATCCGTGCGGTGCTGGCTGGAGAAAAGCAGCACACGCCCCGCAAGAAATCCACCGTGCAGCCGGAGCCACCCAAGGTCAATTTGCTGGTGGATATTCAGGCAAAATTGCAGGCCGGGAAAGGTGCTGGATATGCACGCTGGGCCAAGGTTTTTAACTTAAAACAGATGGCGCAGACCGTGAATTTTCTTACCGAACATCACCTACTGGACTATACAGAGCTGGAAGAAAAAGCGGTGGCGGCTACCGCCCATCACAATGAGCTGTCAGCGCAGATTAAGGCGACGGAGAAACGCATGGCAGAGATCGCCGTCCTGCGTACCCATATCATTAATTATGCCAAGACCCGCGAGACCTATGTTGCCTATCGCAAGGCCGGTTATTCCCGAAAATTTCGGGAGGAACATGAGCAAGAAATTCTGCTCCATCAGGCGGCAAAAAATGCCTTTGATGAGATGGGAGTGAAGAAGCTGCCCAAGGTCAAAGACCTGCAATCTGAGTATGCCAAACTGCTGGAGGAAAAGAAGAAAACCTACGCCGAGTACCGGCGTTCCCGTGAGGAAATGCGGGAACTTTTGACGGCAAAGGCCAATGTGGATCGGCTGCTGAAAATGGATGAGGAACAGAAAAAAGAACAAGAAAAAGACCACGGCCAGCGGTAA
- a CDS encoding CD1845 family protein yields MRAIWFILKLPLKILMAPVILSLTLFVWICVGIVYVSGLVLGLISMVVALLGVAVLITYSLQNGIILLVIAFLISPYGLPMAAIWLLGKVQDLKFIIQDLVYG; encoded by the coding sequence ATGAGGGCGATCTGGTTCATTCTGAAACTGCCGTTGAAGATTTTAATGGCTCCGGTGATTCTGTCGCTGACCCTGTTCGTCTGGATTTGTGTGGGGATTGTCTATGTCTCCGGTTTGGTGCTGGGGCTTATCAGCATGGTGGTTGCCCTGCTGGGTGTGGCAGTTCTGATTACTTACTCCTTGCAAAACGGCATTATCCTGCTGGTGATAGCATTTCTCATTAGTCCCTATGGTTTGCCAATGGCTGCAATCTGGCTACTGGGCAAGGTACAGGACTTGAAGTTTATCATTCAAGATTTGGTTTATGGATAA